The genomic interval GGGCGGTAGCATGAGCAGCCGTTTATTCCAAGACGTACGTGAAGAGCGCGGTTTAGCTTATTCTGTTTACTCTTATCACTCTAGCTATCAAGATAGCGGAATTGTGACGATTTATGGCGGTACGGGAGCGAATCAGTTAGATAGTTTGTATGAAACGATTCAACAAACGCTCGCTACATTAAAACGCGATGGAATTACAGATAAAGAATTAAACAATAGTAAAGAACAGTTAAAGGGAAGCTTAATGTTAAGTTTAGAGAGCACGAACAGTCGAATGAGCCGCAATGGTAAAAATGAATTGATGTTAGGAAAACATCGTTCGTTAGATGATATTATTGTTAAAATTGATGAAGTAACAAAAGAACGTGTCTTTGAATTAGCTAACAGTATTTTTACAGAGCATTCGCTATCTTTAGTAAGTCCATTAGAAAATTGGAAAAATTAATCTTACTCTGCCTTTCTTCCATAGAAAGGCAGTTTTTTTAGGAAGACTATGTTATTTAACAGGACTGTAGGAAAGAAAAGCGCTTCTAATGATTGGATAAGCAGGATATATATGAATATACGCGTCAAAAAGGGGGAGTAGCATGAGGTTAAGTGAGTTAGGGGGAAAAGAAATTGTTGATGTGAATCGGGCTGAACGATTAGGCGTTCTTGGACAAACGGATTTAGAATTTGATGAAAGTGGACAAATAACGGCTTTGATTATCCCTTCCGTTAAATGGTTTGGGCTGATGAAAAGCGGACAGGAGATTCGCGTTCCATGGTCTGATATTAAAAAGGTTGGAGCGGATATGGTTATTATTGATTTTCAAGAAAATATGCCTGAGCATTAGTTATGATGAAAAACCGCGTAAAATCGCGGTTTTTTTGCTGTGTAGGAAAGAGCCTATTTTACTTTTCGAAAATCATTCACCGTTTTAGGCAGAGGTACATAAGATGGGAGAGTATTAAACGTATTTTGATAAATAACTCAGCCGGGTAGCTCGCTAGTTGGCAAGTTTTGAACAAAAGAAGGTGACGGTTGAATGCTCACAGGTATGCAGATTGCTGTGATTGGTGGGGATGCGCGTCAGCTTGAAGTTGTACGAAAACTGACAGAGCTTGATGCAAAGTTATTATTGGTAGGATTTGAACAGCTAGATCACGCATTCACAGGTGCAGTAAAAGAAAAAATGGAAGATGTAAATTTTGGAGAAATAGATTCGGTCATTCT from Peribacillus asahii carries:
- a CDS encoding YlmC/YmxH family sporulation protein produces the protein MRLSELGGKEIVDVNRAERLGVLGQTDLEFDESGQITALIIPSVKWFGLMKSGQEIRVPWSDIKKVGADMVIIDFQENMPEH